CTCATTCGCGGAGCGAAGAAAGCGGGCTTTGCCCCAGCTACCGCTACCCTTGGGAAACCAAAAGAGCTACCGAAGGAAAGGGATACAGTCTCCCCCTTGGCCTTTGGAGAGGAGAGGGCAGAGAAGAAGACGTCCTTCGCGCAAGTTTTTTTGCTTCCTGCACCTTTACTATACAAGGCGCTCTTCGACCAAGGGGACATTATGGTAGGAGGGCCGACCACTACATAAGCCGCCATCAGTCCAGGAGAGAAGCAAGCTACCTTTCTTTGATCCACCTTCCCGGGCAGGGAAGAGAACGAAAATTGGCCGCGGATGGTGGTCGTGGTAGGTTCAATGAGCTTACGCGGCGGAGCGAACTCCTCTATCGTATTCAATTTCCTCTGGCAGACCCAGACCCCCTCGATCCATCGTACTGGAGCGATCCGAGAAGAACGATTAGGGTCATATTCTATCCTTTCTACAATGCCCATTGACGAAGTGCTTCGTTTCAGATCAATTCTTCGCTGCAATCGCTTCGATTCACCCCCTCGGTGAAAAACCGTAATACGCCCTGAGGAATTCCTACCAGCAGACTTCCCTGTACTAAAAATGAATTGTCTAAGTGCTCTCCTCTCTTGGCTTTGTCTCATTGTCTATCTCGTAATCATTCGATTCCGCGCTTCAATTGAAGCAAGCTCCTACTCCTCCTCCTTCTCCTTCGTATCCTTCATCGTCGTTGGTCCTTTTGACATAACATTCTCGGTCGCTAAAGAAAAGAGACTGGCTCTCTCTCTATCTATTAAACGCAATATCTTGAAAGGCGAAGAGTTACTACTGATTTCTGCTCGTACTTCCTCTTACTGTAGTGATACAGTACTCGTGCAAGAGCGCTTACGGCAAGAGCTAATTCAGCTAAATCAATGGCACGTGGGAGCCTTCCTAAAAGAAAGAATTGACTGACCTTGCTGCTTAGGACTTTTCTTTTCTAAAGTCTAAAGAGATTTCCCGGTGATAACTCCTTTCTAGTAGCAATTCCGACAAGAGCGGAAATAACTACGGTTATTTCCATTCTTCTTTCTCCTGTTCTTCTTCTATCTAAGGACAAGGCGGAAGGTAAGGCCTGTGCTTGCTTCTAGGCTTCTTTCTTCTATCTTCTAGTCGAGGTGAAAGCTTTCAAAGAGCTGAGTCCTTCCCCCTGCAAAAAGCCGCTCCACGGTGGTAAAGTCTCATCTTGTGTGTTGGCCGAAGTGACAATAGTCACATTGAACCCTCGAATATGTTCGAAGACCTCGAAATGATCTTCCAGTTCTGGGGAGAATTCGCAAAACTCCGTTTCCATCGAGAATTGAATGGAGTTTTCCCGTATTTCGACCGGAGAATCTAACAGAGACATTACTATCGCGATTCTGACCGAAAAATTAGACATTCCATGCCCTCGGAGAGTGCTTTGGCGTGCCAGGTCTACTGACATATCCTTTGTCTTTATTTGACCCCAAGAATAGATTGGATCGAAACGACTT
This genomic window from Gossypium raimondii mitochondrion, complete genome contains:
- the rpl2 gene encoding ribosomal protein L2; its protein translation is MRQSQERRALRQFIFSTGKSAGRNSSGRITVFHRGGESKRLQRRIDLKRSTSSMGIVERIEYDPNRSSRIAPVRWIEGVWVCQRKLNTIEEFAPPRKLIEPTTTTIRGQFSFSSLPGKVDQRKVACFSPGLMAAYVVVGPPTIMSPWSKSALYSKGAGSKKTCAKDVFFSALSSPKAKGETVSLSFGSSFGFPRVAVAGAKPAFFAPRMREKLRGKNTFSLCEVRKWRTHSILWAHRIKRKAALSWQSFRRQDTLGLVGAAEHNESKPKTDQGSLPAKPIGERPKDRACKVDRAPVTYIIASHQLETGKMVMNCDWSKPSTSDLLRPAQNAHPY
- the rpl5 gene encoding ribosomal protein L5, producing the protein MFSLHFHYEDVSRQDPLLKPNHANVMEVPGSCEIRVVPKAPYNFIIKNGKLAMEIPRGQKKYRHKGVRQESRFDPIYSWGQIKTKDMSVDLARQSTLRGHGMSNFSVRIAIVMSLLDSPVEIRENSIQFSMETEFCEFSPELEDHFEVFEHIRGFNVTIVTSANTQDETLPPWSGFLQGEGLSSLKAFTSTRR